The following are from one region of the Candidatus Kapaibacterium thiocyanatum genome:
- a CDS encoding AraC family transcriptional regulator, whose product MKHVSILVPQHAVLAAVEDPRYMLTMVNGFLQDSGHPPLFDIHLVGTTRQVELHDSRFTVNVDTLIDDVKKTDLVFVPAITGDLHEAIEANRSLYPWIVNQYRNGAEVASLCIGAFLLASTGLLDNRQCSSHWQTANDFRIMFPDVTLVDDRIITEDHGLYTSGGANSYWNLLLYLVERYTDRKTAITAAKVFAIDIDRTSQSHFIMFRGQTRHGDEHVRKAQDFIEENYQERLTVDQLANLVAIGRRSFERRFKNATRNTVNEYIQRVKIEVAKKQLEQGSKQVAEVMYDVGYSDTKTFRQIFKRITGLTPVDYRNKYSRQHP is encoded by the coding sequence ATGAAACACGTCAGCATTCTCGTTCCGCAGCATGCCGTTCTCGCCGCCGTGGAGGATCCGCGGTACATGCTCACGATGGTGAACGGCTTCCTGCAGGACAGCGGACATCCGCCGCTGTTCGACATCCATCTCGTCGGTACCACCAGACAGGTAGAATTGCACGACAGCCGATTCACCGTCAACGTCGATACGCTGATCGACGACGTGAAGAAGACGGACCTCGTCTTCGTCCCTGCCATCACGGGCGACCTGCACGAGGCGATCGAGGCGAACCGCAGCCTGTATCCATGGATCGTGAATCAGTACCGCAACGGGGCCGAAGTGGCCAGCCTCTGCATCGGTGCCTTCCTTCTGGCATCGACCGGATTGCTGGACAACAGGCAATGCTCGTCGCATTGGCAGACAGCCAACGACTTCCGGATCATGTTCCCGGACGTCACGCTCGTGGACGACCGCATCATCACCGAGGATCATGGACTGTATACGAGCGGCGGGGCCAACTCGTACTGGAATCTCCTGCTCTATCTCGTCGAACGCTACACGGATCGCAAGACGGCCATCACCGCTGCCAAGGTCTTCGCCATCGACATCGACCGTACGTCGCAATCGCATTTCATCATGTTCCGCGGGCAGACGCGGCACGGCGACGAACATGTCCGGAAGGCCCAGGACTTCATCGAGGAGAACTATCAGGAACGTCTGACGGTGGATCAACTGGCGAACCTCGTCGCTATCGGACGACGCTCCTTCGAGCGAAGATTCAAGAATGCCACGCGTAACACGGTGAACGAGTACATCCAGCGTGTCAAGATCGAGGTGGCGAAGAAGCAGCTCGAACAGGGCAGCAAGCAGGTCGCGGAAGTGATGTACGACGTCGGCTACTCCGATACGAAGACCTTCCGCCAGATCTTCAAACGGATCACCGGACTCACGCCGGTCGACTACCGTAACAAGTACAGTCGTCAGCACCCATAA
- a CDS encoding MFS transporter — protein sequence MSMSATMKATRKEWIGLAVIALPCLLYSMDLTILNLALPAISADLHPSASQILWIVDIYGFMVSGWLITMGTLGDIIGRRKLLLIGAALFGLASIAAAFSDSAAMLITMRALLGVAGATVAPSTLSLIRNMFHDDKERTFAISIWITSYSVGGVLGPLAGGLLLEHYHWSAAFLAGVPIMLLLLVTGPYLLPEYRNPDAQRLDIPSTLLSITSILSLVYALKSTAEHGMSILAAAVLGAGVILGLVFLRRQRHIPVPMLDLKLFRSRSFTLYLAAYMLCFFCMFAVFVFLYQYVQLVCGLTPLESGVYTLPAFILSIVGSLGVSHMLRWFSVRTLMVGGLLMATTGVVLLLFAGADGDIALVVTAQSFLVFGITPFAALATDSIVGSAPAERSGAAAALSETCAELGGAIGIAVLGSLGMIVYRTQVMAHHGLPAATAHSLNEAMAVAKTVEEPLASSIRTISSAAFTEALQTIAAVATALLGLCAIVIYFTSKRTTSMSMDVVEQHE from the coding sequence GTGTCTATGAGCGCTACGATGAAGGCTACTCGTAAGGAATGGATCGGCCTGGCAGTGATCGCCCTGCCGTGCCTGCTGTATTCCATGGATCTCACCATCCTCAATCTGGCCCTGCCTGCCATCAGCGCCGATCTCCATCCCTCGGCATCGCAGATCCTGTGGATCGTCGATATCTACGGCTTCATGGTCTCGGGGTGGCTGATCACGATGGGAACGCTCGGCGACATCATCGGCCGACGCAAGCTCTTGTTGATAGGCGCCGCACTGTTCGGCCTCGCTTCCATCGCCGCGGCCTTCTCCGATTCGGCTGCCATGCTCATCACCATGCGAGCCCTGCTTGGCGTCGCGGGTGCTACGGTGGCTCCATCCACGCTGTCGCTCATACGGAACATGTTCCATGACGACAAGGAACGGACCTTCGCCATCTCGATCTGGATCACGAGCTATTCCGTCGGTGGGGTACTGGGGCCACTGGCCGGCGGTCTGCTTCTCGAACACTACCACTGGAGCGCCGCCTTCCTCGCCGGCGTTCCGATCATGCTCCTTCTGCTGGTGACGGGTCCATACCTCCTGCCGGAGTACAGGAATCCCGATGCGCAGCGTCTGGACATTCCAAGTACGCTTCTGTCCATCACCTCCATCCTTAGTCTGGTCTATGCCCTGAAGTCCACGGCAGAACACGGTATGTCGATCCTGGCCGCTGCCGTTCTCGGAGCGGGAGTGATCCTGGGCCTGGTCTTCCTGCGTCGACAACGGCACATTCCCGTGCCGATGCTCGATCTGAAGCTGTTCCGGTCACGCTCCTTCACGCTCTATCTCGCGGCATACATGCTCTGCTTCTTCTGCATGTTCGCCGTCTTCGTCTTCCTGTACCAGTATGTCCAGCTCGTCTGCGGACTCACTCCACTCGAGTCGGGAGTCTATACTCTACCTGCCTTCATCCTGTCCATCGTGGGTTCCCTCGGTGTGTCGCATATGCTGCGATGGTTCTCGGTGCGGACGCTCATGGTGGGTGGACTGCTCATGGCGACCACGGGAGTCGTTCTGCTTCTGTTCGCCGGAGCGGACGGCGATATCGCTCTCGTCGTCACGGCACAGTCGTTCCTGGTCTTCGGCATCACACCGTTCGCCGCGCTCGCCACCGACAGCATCGTGGGATCGGCACCTGCCGAGCGCTCGGGTGCCGCGGCCGCTCTCTCCGAAACGTGTGCCGAACTGGGCGGAGCCATCGGCATCGCCGTGCTCGGTAGCCTCGGTATGATCGTCTACCGCACACAGGTCATGGCGCATCATGGGCTGCCCGCTGCGACAGCGCATTCGCTGAACGAGGCGATGGCGGTGGCGAAGACCGTCGAAGAACCATTGGCCTCGTCCATACGGACGATATCGTCCGCCGCCTTCACGGAAGCGCTGCAGACGATCGCCGCCGTCGCGACAGCCTTACTCGGTCTGTGCGCCATCGTCATCTACTTCACCAGCAAGCGCACGACGTCGATGTCGATGGACGTGGTGGAACAGCATGAGTGA
- a CDS encoding GNAT family N-acetyltransferase, producing METPSTDISIRDVEDRDIAAITDIYAENVLNDTASWEYDPPGMEEMRRRMDAIVDGGYPYLVATSNGTVVGYSYASAYRTRIGYRYVVENSVYIHHEARGRGVGRLLMERLMHECTVRGYRQMVAVIGDSANVASIRMHETLGFRHVGLLPAIGIKFDRWLDSVMMQRELGP from the coding sequence ATGGAGACTCCCTCCACCGACATCTCGATACGCGATGTCGAGGATCGTGACATCGCAGCCATCACCGATATCTATGCCGAGAACGTCCTGAACGATACGGCGTCGTGGGAATACGATCCTCCTGGAATGGAAGAGATGCGCCGACGCATGGATGCCATCGTCGATGGAGGCTATCCGTATCTGGTCGCGACGTCGAACGGAACGGTCGTCGGCTACAGCTATGCCAGCGCCTATCGCACGCGCATCGGCTATCGGTACGTCGTGGAGAATTCCGTCTACATCCATCATGAGGCCCGTGGCCGCGGTGTGGGGCGCCTGCTCATGGAACGACTCATGCACGAATGCACGGTCCGCGGCTACAGACAGATGGTGGCCGTCATCGGCGACAGTGCGAATGTGGCGTCGATCCGCATGCACGAGACTCTCGGATTCCGTCACGTCGGTCTGCTTCCTGCCATCGGCATCAAGTTCGACCGCTGGCTGGACAGCGTGATGATGCAGCGGGAACTCGGCCCGTGA
- a CDS encoding DNA-binding response regulator — MKRILLVEDELHVVGFITKGLAEEGYEISVALDGATGLGMAMADPYDLVILDIMLPDMNGLDVCKQIRTSGSTVPILFLTALSTAENVAHGLNVGADDYLVKPFKFIELHARVKALLRRMDTMVDARNVTTDVYTLADLVVDDRAKTVKRGDVQIGLTATEYRLLLALIRSKGIVLSRMDLLESAWDINHSVGTNVVDVYINYLRKKLEKGNSVRLIHTVIGMGYVLREA, encoded by the coding sequence ATGAAGAGAATACTCCTTGTCGAAGACGAACTTCACGTCGTAGGCTTCATCACGAAAGGTCTGGCCGAGGAAGGATACGAGATCTCGGTAGCCCTGGATGGGGCCACGGGTCTCGGCATGGCCATGGCCGATCCGTACGATCTGGTCATCCTCGACATCATGCTGCCCGATATGAACGGTCTCGACGTCTGCAAGCAGATCCGGACATCCGGCAGTACCGTGCCCATCCTCTTCCTCACCGCACTGAGTACGGCCGAGAACGTCGCACATGGGCTGAACGTCGGCGCTGACGACTACCTCGTGAAGCCTTTCAAGTTCATCGAATTGCATGCGCGCGTGAAGGCACTGCTCAGGCGCATGGATACCATGGTCGATGCACGCAACGTCACGACGGATGTCTACACGCTCGCCGACCTGGTGGTGGACGACCGGGCGAAGACGGTGAAGAGAGGCGACGTCCAGATCGGTCTCACGGCGACGGAATACCGACTGTTGCTGGCGTTGATACGCAGCAAAGGCATCGTGCTCTCGCGAATGGATCTGCTGGAAAGCGCCTGGGACATCAACCATAGCGTAGGAACGAACGTCGTGGACGTCTACATCAACTATCTGCGGAAGAAGCTCGAGAAGGGCAATTCCGTACGATTGATACATACGGTCATCGGCATGGGCTACGTACTGCGGGAGGCATGA